In the genome of Nitrospira japonica, one region contains:
- a CDS encoding aKG-HExxH-type peptide beta-hydroxylase, with protein MTTPLFDATALACLQSEFRRSMKRLLLDLCRELADDYPQLSARFGLPADYFHFVAQAIEERAFCNWKVVGWIEALNDLVYFLDLLQQAGREDDPREFAEQLFVECEQKFFESSYLDELFPQGPGRPGRLSVRLQWLCARLAREVTQESLFFEPRWAIQWTRLRRLDVWCVPGTLDQHVERAEPAWTVPNGTTGDTLVVPPSVVQAVRQAARPVTFEIDRDGVALKKGRRFPICTLHGHRIEWHWTKREAVAATDARQQFPTVGPTLRYDKERRPQAVRPTSSGHVDRIGRAWRTVRLAWPEGHEVLALLTSRVIPLHAAGVVSFSYRHRPGLSFINCFDRDNLDLIDDLIHENSHHHLNLLLRKHVMYRGDRNQQIFYSPWRRSLRPIRGILHATFTFTVGAVLFERLSTWAETARGMSEWKASGLTRRDLLRARFRCFEEIESVRYSLQDLDYAGRHLKWITGSGARLVRQLEEEISKAQQRIMCHRNEVLASKFGPTLRKHIKELHAARQTYGPVRLSKA; from the coding sequence GTGACCACACCATTGTTCGATGCCACCGCACTCGCCTGTTTGCAGAGTGAATTCCGGCGATCCATGAAGCGGCTGCTCTTGGACCTCTGCCGGGAACTCGCTGACGACTATCCGCAGCTGTCGGCGCGATTCGGTCTGCCGGCGGACTATTTCCATTTCGTTGCCCAAGCAATTGAGGAGCGTGCGTTCTGTAATTGGAAGGTCGTCGGATGGATCGAAGCCCTCAACGATCTGGTGTACTTTCTGGACCTCCTTCAGCAAGCCGGCAGGGAGGACGATCCACGCGAGTTCGCCGAACAGCTTTTCGTGGAATGTGAACAGAAGTTCTTCGAGAGCAGCTATCTGGACGAGTTGTTCCCGCAAGGACCAGGACGGCCGGGAAGATTGAGCGTGAGACTGCAATGGCTCTGTGCAAGATTGGCCCGTGAGGTGACACAGGAATCATTGTTCTTCGAGCCTCGATGGGCGATCCAGTGGACCAGACTACGGCGATTGGATGTCTGGTGCGTACCGGGAACTCTGGACCAGCATGTCGAGCGGGCGGAGCCGGCGTGGACGGTTCCGAACGGAACAACGGGAGACACATTGGTCGTTCCTCCGTCTGTCGTCCAGGCCGTGCGCCAGGCAGCGCGTCCCGTCACGTTCGAGATCGACCGAGACGGGGTTGCCCTCAAGAAAGGCCGGCGCTTTCCAATCTGCACGCTTCATGGCCATCGCATCGAATGGCATTGGACAAAAAGGGAGGCGGTAGCGGCGACCGATGCCCGGCAACAGTTTCCCACGGTCGGTCCGACGTTGCGCTATGACAAAGAGCGACGACCTCAGGCCGTGAGGCCGACGAGTTCCGGTCATGTGGATCGCATCGGCCGGGCCTGGCGCACCGTACGGCTGGCATGGCCCGAAGGCCATGAAGTCCTGGCCCTACTCACGTCGCGGGTGATTCCTCTGCATGCCGCAGGGGTTGTGAGTTTCAGTTATCGGCATCGACCGGGGTTGTCATTCATCAATTGTTTCGACCGTGACAATCTGGACTTGATCGACGATCTGATCCACGAAAACAGCCATCACCATTTGAACCTGTTGCTGCGCAAGCACGTCATGTACCGCGGCGACCGTAACCAGCAGATCTTCTACTCGCCGTGGCGCCGCAGCCTGCGGCCGATCCGCGGCATCCTGCACGCCACTTTTACTTTTACGGTGGGGGCGGTGCTGTTCGAGCGTCTGTCCACCTGGGCTGAAACGGCGAGGGGAATGAGCGAATGGAAAGCGTCCGGGCTGACCCGGCGGGATCTCCTCCGTGCGCGATTTCGCTGTTTCGAGGAAATTGAATCGGTGCGGTATTCACTCCAAGATCTCGACTATGCGGGACGGCATCTCAAATGGATCACCGGGTCTGGTGCCCGGCTGGTTCGGCAGCTCGAAGAGGAGATCTCGAAAGCCCAGCAACGTATCATGTGCCATCGAAACGAAGTGCTCGCGTCAAAATTCGGCCCCACCCTCCGCAAACATATCAAAGAGCTTCATGCGGCCCGCCAAACCTACGGGCCGGTGAGATTGAGCAAGGCCTGA
- a CDS encoding multicopper oxidase domain-containing protein, with amino-acid sequence MVFHKAEDRVFTRILGATALAALLWAPFASAEDSTSHVAMTHQLPAWAEQLKGQTIVEDTMSGNGQRAAMVEQQHQRVMEHLAQDPQVQGINTGMYNTTSMMHQYGAGGQDMLLVSDPRVEPVSTTGGGKCPAAAPVKQYNVAAINVEITLNQWLDYYPGYMYALEENLDKVRAEETKNKDAREKEGFDPGAVIPGVQAQWIQPLVIRGNQGDCVKIKLTNKLEEGGGPVSLHIHGSSMVVTATGAAATTTNPDTIVDEKKTVDFEWYIHPSTQEGVRQFHTFSQDRELTVMGMFGAFVVEPRGSNYLEALGSGDATPANSGWQVMIQNGTGPDFREFVLIYHEVGDEAFRPVNKKGDFLPQRDPLTDAYRPGGRAINYRSEPFGINNMHVQHEYFGFEDESMGYSSYTFGDPSPTIPRSYMGDPAKFRLVHGGSEVFHSHHPHGGTIRWPRSPRAIDDMNLWATAVNGPVKYPVIRAKTDRVDVEVIGPSEALDLETECGSGLCQQLAGDFLFHCHVAHHYVAGMWGYWRVYNTIQQGDLRNDVMPDLRELPDRKGRIKTPVSSDKLIGQTVDWFGTQFKIVEKGKSNWKGNPATITIKDWVEMQLPTSGKPGHKDDEKGQIVSYDATVLDWTWEGGRAMSEKESTIDNPKYKSSHPGKRHPIMFEPLTGKVAWPHLTPHFGKRVMFSPNHVGAPWLEMIRRDANGEESVDQAAPGEQGNWSLCPVNAGRKSYNVHFIKLPIKIAKAQGKEPPVVDPNGLIYVLHEEEAAIRANDDLKYPLVVRGNIYDCVDWTLTSEWDDDDYTNFQSSKINTHWHFLQFDNQASDGVITGFSYEQSVRPFTMLEKKNGKGLPAPMNTVLSAAAKKGSTTLTVKNAKQYHVGILILVGADNVKGNEVSRIKAISGNTLTLAKGLKNDHPANDIVTVEFVRQRFWVDADVGTVFWHDHAFGATTWPHGGFGTFIAEPVGSTYHDPKTGKLVWSGPIADIHTNEPVGHGVNNSFRELMVQVHDTVPHTVNIVTAGNPPGQPIEVALEAGKTVSFMMPEKLYMTPMPFLNGGTHTTGSGLNFRAGPIAQRLATNPDVSQAFNSQIHGDPYTPLLRAYTGDTMVFRLLHTLMNETMTWTLSGHTFWSERYASDANRKNSIHIGIAERYDLVVPEAGGPRHLAGDYIHFNGRSSKFSEGGWGIIRVYDKEQPDLKKLPAGFSVKGEIPKALPVCPADAPVKTFNVVAMDYPSMKFNAKAPESIEVDFERKIQITNPEAKIYALEEDVAKVSGEAHPMPLTLRVNIGDCVKVNLKNKMKASKASFSAIGLAFDPKDSMGANVGNNPGDQTIASGGERTYTYYADPFNGETTSLVWDWGNVMTNPRNGLFGAVVVGPKGSKYRDPKTGADLTNKNAWAADVIIDRTVPGNEMRANYRDVALFFQDEDNIIGTSFMPYVQNVAGLTGINYRSEPYKYREEQGCSLGKVFQPCKADKPEDPATPIIESHAGDPVRIHVIGANNEQNGMFSIEKHEWPIEPFMRGADQISVVEFSGSEVLDAFVSSAGGPYRLPGDYVYSNQRLPYSQSGQWGYLRVLPAGDQRLLPLAGAGAGMKSASLEQAAHAIPVAAK; translated from the coding sequence ATGGTTTTTCACAAGGCAGAGGATCGTGTTTTTACCCGCATCCTCGGCGCAACCGCACTTGCGGCTCTACTCTGGGCCCCGTTTGCATCCGCTGAGGACTCCACATCGCACGTCGCGATGACGCATCAACTCCCTGCGTGGGCGGAGCAGCTCAAGGGACAGACTATTGTGGAAGATACGATGTCCGGAAACGGGCAGCGGGCCGCAATGGTCGAGCAGCAGCACCAGCGCGTCATGGAGCATCTGGCTCAAGACCCGCAGGTTCAAGGCATCAATACCGGCATGTACAACACCACCTCCATGATGCATCAGTATGGAGCCGGTGGACAGGACATGCTCCTGGTATCCGATCCACGAGTGGAGCCCGTTTCCACGACGGGAGGGGGCAAGTGCCCTGCCGCCGCACCGGTCAAGCAATATAACGTCGCCGCCATCAACGTCGAGATTACTCTCAATCAGTGGCTGGATTACTATCCCGGGTACATGTACGCACTCGAGGAGAATCTCGATAAAGTCCGGGCGGAAGAGACTAAGAACAAGGATGCTCGTGAAAAGGAAGGGTTCGATCCTGGAGCTGTGATTCCGGGCGTGCAGGCGCAGTGGATTCAGCCGCTGGTCATACGCGGCAACCAGGGTGACTGCGTCAAGATCAAGTTGACCAATAAGCTGGAAGAAGGCGGCGGACCGGTCAGCCTGCACATCCATGGATCCAGCATGGTCGTGACCGCCACGGGTGCCGCGGCGACGACGACCAATCCCGATACCATCGTCGATGAGAAGAAGACCGTTGATTTCGAGTGGTATATCCACCCCAGCACCCAGGAAGGCGTCCGCCAGTTCCATACGTTCAGCCAGGATCGCGAACTGACCGTCATGGGCATGTTCGGCGCGTTCGTCGTCGAGCCCAGGGGATCGAACTATCTCGAGGCGCTCGGTTCCGGAGATGCGACGCCTGCAAACAGCGGCTGGCAGGTGATGATTCAGAATGGCACCGGCCCGGACTTCCGTGAATTCGTCCTGATTTATCACGAAGTCGGCGACGAGGCGTTTCGGCCGGTCAACAAGAAGGGCGATTTTCTTCCTCAGCGTGACCCCCTGACCGACGCTTACCGTCCGGGCGGTCGTGCGATCAACTATCGCAGCGAGCCCTTCGGCATCAACAACATGCACGTGCAGCACGAGTACTTCGGTTTCGAAGATGAATCGATGGGGTACAGCTCCTACACGTTCGGCGATCCTTCTCCGACGATTCCCCGTTCCTACATGGGCGATCCCGCGAAGTTCCGGCTGGTGCACGGCGGCTCGGAAGTGTTCCACAGCCACCATCCGCATGGGGGAACGATTCGATGGCCGCGCAGTCCGCGGGCGATCGACGATATGAACCTGTGGGCCACCGCGGTGAACGGACCGGTCAAGTATCCGGTGATTCGTGCCAAGACCGATCGCGTCGACGTCGAGGTCATCGGCCCGTCTGAGGCGCTCGACCTGGAAACGGAGTGCGGATCAGGACTCTGTCAGCAGCTGGCCGGCGATTTCCTCTTCCATTGCCACGTGGCGCACCATTATGTCGCGGGCATGTGGGGATACTGGCGCGTGTACAACACGATCCAGCAGGGAGACCTGCGGAACGACGTGATGCCGGATCTGCGCGAGCTTCCCGATCGCAAAGGCCGCATCAAGACTCCGGTTTCATCCGACAAGTTGATCGGCCAGACCGTCGATTGGTTCGGGACCCAGTTCAAAATTGTGGAAAAAGGCAAGAGCAACTGGAAGGGAAACCCGGCCACCATTACGATCAAGGATTGGGTCGAAATGCAGCTTCCTACTTCAGGGAAGCCCGGACACAAGGACGACGAAAAGGGTCAGATCGTCTCCTATGATGCCACGGTGCTCGACTGGACGTGGGAAGGTGGTCGTGCCATGAGCGAGAAGGAAAGCACGATCGACAACCCCAAGTACAAGTCGAGCCATCCCGGCAAGCGGCACCCGATTATGTTCGAGCCGTTGACAGGGAAGGTGGCGTGGCCGCATTTGACACCGCACTTCGGCAAACGCGTCATGTTCTCGCCGAACCACGTCGGGGCGCCTTGGTTGGAGATGATCCGCCGCGATGCCAACGGCGAGGAAAGCGTTGATCAGGCTGCGCCGGGCGAGCAGGGCAACTGGAGCCTGTGTCCGGTCAACGCCGGGCGCAAGAGCTACAACGTGCACTTCATCAAATTGCCGATCAAGATCGCCAAGGCGCAAGGCAAGGAGCCGCCGGTCGTGGACCCGAACGGGCTGATCTACGTGCTTCATGAAGAAGAGGCGGCCATCCGGGCGAATGACGATCTCAAGTATCCGCTGGTGGTCCGCGGCAACATCTATGACTGCGTCGATTGGACGTTGACCAGCGAGTGGGACGACGACGACTACACGAATTTCCAGTCGTCAAAGATCAATACCCATTGGCATTTCCTGCAGTTCGACAACCAGGCGTCGGACGGCGTGATCACGGGCTTCTCGTATGAACAGTCCGTGCGTCCGTTCACGATGCTGGAAAAGAAAAACGGCAAGGGCCTTCCGGCTCCGATGAATACGGTGTTGTCGGCCGCCGCCAAGAAGGGCTCGACCACCCTCACGGTGAAGAATGCCAAGCAGTACCATGTGGGCATTCTGATCCTCGTGGGAGCCGATAACGTGAAAGGCAACGAGGTGTCCCGGATCAAGGCCATCAGTGGCAACACGCTCACGTTGGCCAAGGGACTCAAGAACGATCATCCGGCGAACGACATCGTGACGGTGGAATTCGTCCGGCAGCGGTTCTGGGTTGATGCGGACGTGGGAACGGTGTTCTGGCACGATCACGCTTTCGGCGCGACGACGTGGCCGCACGGCGGGTTCGGCACGTTCATCGCCGAGCCGGTCGGCTCGACCTATCACGATCCGAAGACCGGAAAACTGGTGTGGAGCGGCCCGATCGCCGACATCCATACCAACGAGCCGGTCGGACACGGCGTGAACAACAGCTTCCGCGAACTGATGGTGCAGGTGCACGATACGGTACCGCATACCGTCAACATCGTGACGGCCGGCAATCCGCCGGGTCAGCCGATCGAAGTGGCATTGGAGGCGGGTAAGACCGTCTCGTTCATGATGCCGGAAAAGCTGTACATGACGCCGATGCCGTTCCTGAACGGCGGCACCCACACGACGGGAAGCGGCTTGAACTTCCGCGCGGGTCCGATCGCACAGCGGTTGGCGACCAATCCCGATGTCTCGCAGGCCTTCAACAGCCAGATTCACGGGGATCCCTACACGCCGCTTTTGCGCGCGTATACGGGAGACACGATGGTATTCCGTCTTCTGCATACGCTCATGAACGAGACGATGACTTGGACCTTGTCCGGTCACACCTTCTGGTCTGAGCGCTATGCGTCGGATGCGAACCGCAAGAACTCGATCCATATCGGAATTGCCGAACGGTACGACCTGGTCGTGCCGGAAGCCGGCGGCCCTCGGCATCTGGCCGGGGACTATATCCACTTCAACGGCCGGTCCTCGAAGTTTTCGGAGGGCGGCTGGGGCATTATCCGTGTGTACGACAAGGAGCAGCCCGATCTGAAGAAGCTGCCGGCCGGATTCTCCGTCAAAGGCGAAATCCCGAAGGCGTTACCGGTTTGTCCGGCTGATGCGCCGGTCAAGACCTTCAACGTGGTGGCGATGGACTATCCGTCCATGAAGTTCAACGCGAAGGCGCCCGAGTCGATCGAGGTGGACTTCGAGCGGAAGATCCAGATCACCAATCCCGAGGCCAAGATCTACGCCCTGGAGGAGGATGTCGCCAAGGTGTCAGGAGAAGCGCACCCGATGCCGCTGACGCTCCGCGTCAATATCGGCGATTGCGTCAAAGTCAATCTGAAAAACAAGATGAAGGCCAGCAAGGCGTCCTTCTCGGCCATCGGATTGGCCTTTGATCCGAAGGATTCGATGGGTGCGAACGTCGGCAACAACCCCGGCGATCAAACGATTGCGTCCGGCGGAGAACGGACCTACACGTACTACGCGGATCCGTTCAACGGCGAGACCACGTCTCTGGTGTGGGATTGGGGCAATGTCATGACCAATCCACGCAACGGATTGTTCGGGGCGGTTGTGGTCGGTCCGAAGGGTTCCAAGTATCGGGATCCGAAGACCGGCGCGGATTTGACGAACAAGAATGCCTGGGCAGCGGACGTGATCATCGATCGTACCGTGCCGGGCAATGAGATGAGAGCCAACTATCGCGACGTGGCGTTGTTCTTCCAAGACGAAGACAACATCATCGGCACGAGCTTCATGCCGTACGTGCAGAATGTCGCGGGCCTGACTGGTATCAACTATCGGTCGGAGCCGTACAAGTATCGTGAAGAACAGGGTTGTTCATTGGGTAAAGTATTCCAGCCCTGTAAGGCGGACAAGCCGGAAGATCCTGCGACTCCCATCATCGAGTCGCACGCGGGCGATCCGGTTCGAATTCACGTCATCGGGGCGAACAATGAACAGAACGGCATGTTCAGCATCGAGAAACATGAATGGCCGATCGAGCCCTTCATGCGGGGTGCCGACCAGATCAGCGTGGTCGAGTTCTCCGGCTCGGAAGTGCTCGATGCGTTCGTGTCGTCAGCCGGTGGACCCTACCGATTGCCGGGCGATTACGTGTACAGCAACCAGCGGTTGCCGTATTCCCAATCCGGTCAGTGGGGCTACCTGCGCGTATTGCCGGCCGGCGACCAGCGGTTGTTGCCGTTGGCCGGTGCCGGTGCCGGGATGAAGAGCGCGTCGCTTGAACAGGCGGCGCATGCGATTCCGGTCGCGGCGAAATAA
- a CDS encoding carboxypeptidase-like regulatory domain-containing protein — MAELYLVFEGLIFVEGEMKRVVIIALWSWLAVGASLGWAYEEAQVVDGGTVTGKVKMTSGKPTPKGFNLITFPDPVYCGRISTGTGWRILKEFEVAADGGLKDVVVLLSDVPKGKPFKFEPQTIEARDCRFLPFVTVVQDRADVVIMNMDPVMHDIQAYETSHLGPRVLFNTPLPMNPHHKRNVGADSHEHLAGEPIKETIRMTKGRKFFVMQCGFHAYMESWGLAVENPYYHVTGKDGSFSLTDVPAGEYLLTAWHPGVGIVLEQKITVPAKETVRADFLFESPKGRRSAHEIEENPHFGLQALGKSVDIRPTLELQIP; from the coding sequence ATGGCAGAATTGTATCTCGTATTCGAAGGACTCATTTTTGTGGAGGGTGAAATGAAACGGGTGGTGATAATAGCTCTCTGGTCATGGTTGGCGGTGGGCGCGTCGCTGGGTTGGGCCTATGAAGAGGCGCAGGTCGTAGATGGAGGTACTGTCACAGGAAAGGTCAAGATGACATCCGGGAAACCCACACCCAAGGGGTTCAACTTGATTACGTTTCCCGATCCCGTCTATTGCGGACGAATTTCAACAGGCACCGGCTGGCGCATTCTGAAGGAATTCGAGGTGGCGGCCGACGGAGGACTCAAGGACGTTGTCGTGTTGCTTTCGGATGTTCCAAAGGGGAAACCGTTCAAATTTGAACCGCAAACGATCGAAGCAAGGGATTGTCGGTTTCTACCATTCGTGACGGTCGTCCAAGATCGAGCGGACGTCGTGATCATGAACATGGACCCGGTCATGCACGACATCCAAGCCTATGAAACGTCCCATTTGGGGCCTCGCGTCCTGTTCAACACCCCCCTTCCCATGAATCCTCATCACAAGCGGAATGTCGGGGCCGACTCTCATGAACATCTCGCTGGCGAGCCGATCAAGGAGACCATTCGCATGACGAAAGGCCGGAAGTTTTTCGTCATGCAATGCGGATTTCACGCCTACATGGAAAGTTGGGGGTTGGCCGTCGAGAATCCTTATTATCACGTGACCGGAAAAGACGGCTCTTTCTCATTGACCGATGTCCCGGCTGGCGAGTACTTGCTGACTGCCTGGCACCCGGGCGTCGGAATTGTCCTGGAGCAGAAAATTACCGTTCCCGCCAAGGAAACGGTGAGGGCGGATTTCCTGTTTGAATCACCCAAAGGACGCCGCAGTGCGCATGAAATCGAAGAGAACCCGCATTTTGGATTGCAGGCTCTGGGGAAGTCCGTCGACATCAGGCCTACGCTTGAACTTCAGATTCCTTGA
- a CDS encoding PKD domain-containing protein, protein MTPASTTAERATIRLAVFTFSAALALILTTCPAHAFKVKEPAEGSSLTAGQTVTAHVDLENDIGIIKVRYYWYREQDETLVQQDEIDSSISKSEAKISVDKFLQKDSVVGGAVVAVPVLVSTGDQDPAFGGALKVPSEAIGPMRLLAVAEISRGRLGTRTVFDEIIVTVDPGAALQNIDFETEKPLLLGREGQLATYGQVDVLGKIFELPVVGEFADGITRPLSTPASGTSYQSSNEKVIRVLQDGMLKIVGNGKTVLTVKNRGKEAALDVTVAVGDEPNEPPVAVAGANRTVRSGAKVELNGLSSRDPEGEALFYAWSQVRGAKVPLLDLNMPRASFVAPFVSEPKLFRFRLRVTDKKGADSLPAFVDVTVEP, encoded by the coding sequence ATGACACCCGCATCGACGACCGCAGAACGCGCCACGATCCGGCTCGCCGTATTCACGTTCTCGGCGGCTCTCGCGCTCATCCTCACGACATGTCCGGCCCACGCCTTCAAGGTCAAGGAACCGGCCGAAGGGTCGTCGTTGACGGCGGGGCAGACCGTCACCGCCCACGTGGATCTGGAGAACGACATCGGCATCATCAAGGTGCGGTACTACTGGTATCGGGAACAAGATGAAACGTTGGTGCAGCAGGACGAGATCGACTCAAGCATCTCGAAATCCGAGGCCAAGATCTCCGTGGACAAGTTTCTGCAAAAGGATTCGGTGGTCGGCGGCGCGGTCGTGGCAGTTCCGGTCCTCGTCTCGACCGGCGATCAAGATCCCGCGTTTGGCGGTGCCCTTAAGGTTCCGTCCGAGGCGATCGGCCCGATGCGGCTGCTGGCGGTCGCGGAAATCTCGCGCGGACGCCTGGGCACAAGAACCGTCTTTGACGAGATCATCGTCACGGTCGACCCCGGCGCGGCTTTGCAGAACATCGATTTCGAGACCGAAAAGCCTCTGCTCCTCGGACGAGAGGGGCAATTGGCCACCTACGGACAAGTGGACGTTCTCGGCAAGATCTTCGAGCTTCCGGTCGTAGGCGAGTTTGCCGACGGGATTACCAGGCCCTTGAGCACGCCGGCCAGCGGAACGAGCTATCAGTCGTCGAACGAAAAGGTGATCCGGGTGCTGCAGGACGGCATGCTCAAAATCGTGGGGAACGGCAAGACCGTGCTCACGGTGAAGAACAGGGGTAAGGAGGCCGCGCTGGACGTCACCGTTGCCGTCGGTGACGAACCGAACGAGCCGCCGGTGGCCGTCGCCGGCGCAAATCGCACCGTCAGATCCGGCGCCAAGGTGGAATTGAATGGCCTGAGCAGCCGCGACCCCGAAGGCGAAGCGCTCTTCTATGCTTGGAGCCAGGTCCGCGGGGCAAAGGTTCCTCTCCTGGACCTCAACATGCCAAGGGCGTCGTTCGTCGCCCCGTTCGTCTCAGAGCCCAAACTCTTCCGTTTCAGGCTTCGTGTGACGGACAAAAAGGGCGCGGACTCGTTGCCGGCGTTTGTGGACGTCACGGTCGAGCCGTAG
- a CDS encoding APC family permease translates to MILKRWLVGDPLKTAQAANERLSKTIALAVFSSNAISSVAYATEEILLVLILAGSAALAWSIPVSLAILFLVIVLTISYRQIIYEYPEGGGAYIVARSNLGDMPALIAAAALMIDYVLTVAVSVAAGVAAITSAVPSLYAHRATLGLTAILFIVVVNLRGVRESGKFFAIPTYSAIGALGLLVLIGTVQSLIGFVPAGLSESTPSIPAGVESLTLFLILRSFAAGCAAVTGMEVISNGVKAFRHPESKNAATTMIWMSGILASLFMGISWLAYHYGITAKEHETVVSQLARLTFGTGVVYYTIQVGTMLLLVLAANSAFAGFPHLSSILARDGFMPHQMATFGDRLVFSNGIIILGFFACLLLVLFRGDTHALIPLYAIGVFVSFTLSQAGMVRRWLIKKGHHWRKKLIVNGVGAVATGIATIIIASTKFMQGAWIVFLLVAVLIMMFRGIRSHYQAVAEQVALSRDARPPRPRRNLVLIPIGAVNKAVVRAVDYARSRGGEVRAVLIDVDKEETALVEIKWAQWGCGVPLVVLPSPYRSILRALLGYVEENLNKDPDCWITVVLPEILPARWWQNILHNQRALLLKASLLFKDRVILTDVPFHLTR, encoded by the coding sequence ATGATCCTCAAACGTTGGCTCGTCGGCGATCCCCTCAAAACGGCTCAGGCCGCCAACGAACGTCTTTCCAAAACCATCGCGCTGGCAGTCTTTTCCTCCAATGCGATTTCCTCTGTCGCCTATGCGACGGAGGAAATCCTCTTGGTGCTGATTCTCGCCGGCTCCGCCGCACTGGCCTGGTCCATTCCAGTGAGCCTGGCGATTTTGTTCCTGGTGATCGTGCTCACGATTTCCTACCGCCAGATCATTTACGAGTATCCGGAAGGAGGCGGCGCCTACATCGTCGCCCGGTCCAATCTCGGCGATATGCCGGCCCTGATCGCCGCCGCGGCCCTCATGATCGACTACGTGCTCACGGTCGCGGTCAGCGTGGCGGCTGGCGTCGCCGCCATCACATCGGCGGTACCAAGCCTGTACGCCCATCGCGCCACTCTGGGATTGACGGCCATCCTGTTCATCGTGGTGGTGAATCTGCGTGGAGTGCGGGAGTCCGGAAAGTTCTTTGCCATCCCGACCTATTCGGCCATCGGCGCCCTGGGCCTGCTGGTGCTCATCGGCACCGTTCAATCCCTGATCGGCTTCGTCCCCGCCGGTTTGTCCGAGTCCACCCCCTCGATCCCCGCCGGCGTCGAAAGTCTCACGCTCTTTCTGATCCTGCGTTCATTCGCCGCCGGCTGCGCGGCGGTCACAGGAATGGAAGTGATCTCGAACGGCGTGAAAGCCTTCCGTCATCCCGAATCGAAGAATGCCGCGACGACCATGATCTGGATGTCAGGCATCCTGGCCTCGCTCTTCATGGGCATCAGCTGGCTGGCGTATCACTACGGCATCACGGCAAAGGAACATGAGACGGTGGTCTCGCAGCTCGCCCGTCTGACGTTCGGCACGGGAGTGGTCTATTACACCATTCAAGTCGGCACCATGCTGCTCTTAGTACTGGCCGCCAACAGCGCATTCGCCGGCTTCCCTCATCTGTCCTCGATTCTGGCACGGGACGGATTCATGCCGCATCAGATGGCGACCTTCGGCGACCGCCTGGTCTTTTCCAACGGCATCATTATTCTGGGATTCTTCGCGTGCCTCCTGCTCGTGCTGTTTCGAGGCGATACCCACGCGCTCATCCCGCTGTACGCAATCGGGGTGTTCGTATCCTTTACCCTCTCTCAAGCCGGCATGGTCCGACGGTGGCTGATCAAGAAGGGGCATCACTGGCGCAAAAAACTGATCGTCAACGGAGTGGGTGCGGTCGCGACGGGCATCGCCACGATCATCATCGCCAGCACCAAATTCATGCAGGGCGCATGGATCGTTTTTCTGCTCGTGGCCGTGTTGATCATGATGTTTCGGGGGATCCGCTCACATTACCAGGCCGTGGCCGAGCAGGTGGCATTATCCCGCGACGCACGGCCGCCTCGACCGCGCAGAAACCTCGTGCTCATTCCCATCGGTGCAGTGAACAAAGCCGTGGTCCGGGCAGTCGACTACGCCAGGAGCCGCGGCGGCGAAGTGCGCGCCGTCCTGATCGACGTCGACAAAGAGGAAACGGCTCTCGTGGAGATCAAATGGGCGCAATGGGGATGCGGCGTGCCGCTGGTCGTTCTTCCGTCACCCTATCGTTCGATCCTCCGCGCGCTTCTCGGTTACGTCGAAGAAAATCTCAACAAGGATCCCGACTGTTGGATCACCGTGGTGCTGCCGGAAATTCTTCCGGCCCGCTGGTGGCAAAACATCCTTCACAATCAGCGGGCCCTGCTGCTCAAGGCTTCGCTCCTGTTCAAGGACCGCGTCATCTTGACCGATGTGCCCTTTCACCTGACGAGGTGA